One window of the Eschrichtius robustus isolate mEscRob2 chromosome X, mEscRob2.pri, whole genome shotgun sequence genome contains the following:
- the ARHGAP36 gene encoding rho GTPase-activating protein 36 isoform X1 yields MGGCIPSLKAARTLCPRIMPLLLLLSAFIFLVNVLGGALGHNPDRRTKMISIHSLSELERLKLQETAYHELVARHFLSEFKPERALPIDRPNTLEKWFLILRGQERAVSLKTFGIRLEEVLVNELTRRKQLELRAAMQIEEATGQVAGRRRGNVVQRMFGRIRRFFSRRRDEPSLPREFTRRGRRGAVSVDSLAELEDGALLLQTLQLSKTSFPIGQRLLGSKRKMSLNPIAKQIPQVVEACCSFIEKHGLSTVGIFTLEYSEQRVHKLREEFDQGLDVVLDDSQNVHDVAALLKEFFRDMKDSLLPDDLYMSFLLTATLKPQDQLSALQLLVYLMPPCHSDTLERLLKVLHKITENCEDSIGIDGQLVSGNRMTSTNLALVFGSALLKRGTSAKRESRKTRLGIDHYVASVNVVRAMIDNWDILFQVPPHIQRQVAKRVWKSSPEALDFIRRRNLRKIQSARIKMEEDALLSDPVENSAEARAAVLGQSKPFDEGSSEEPAVPPGTARSHDDDEGAGKPPILEQDRPLLRVPWEKEAKTGVGYFFP; encoded by the exons ATGGGAGGCTGCATTCCTTCTCTGAAGGCAGCAAGGACACTGTGCCCCAGAATCATGCCCCTTCTGCTGTTGTTGTCCGCCTTCATTTTTTTAGTGAACGTCCTGGGAGGAGCCCTAGGACACAACCCGGACCGCAGGACCAAGATGATCTCAATACACAGCCTCTCCGAGCTGGAGCGTCTGAAGCTGCAAGAGACTGCTTACCACGAACTCGTGGCCAGGCATTTCCTCTCTGAATTCAAACCTGAAAGAG CTCTACCTATTGACCGTCCAAacaccttggagaagtggtttCTGATTCTGAGAGGACAAGAGAGGG CGGTATCACTCAAGACGTTTGGCATTCGACTGGAAGAGGTGCTGGTGAACGAGCTTACCCGCCGCAAGCAACTTGAACTGAGAGCCGCGATGCAGATTGAAGAAGCCACCGGTCAGGTTGCGGGCCGTCGTCGAGGAAATGTGGTGCAAAGGATGTTTGGCCGCATCAGGCGCTTTTTCAGTCGCAGGCGGGATGAGCCCTCCTTGCCCAGGGAGTTTACTCGCCGTGGGCGTCGA GGTGCAGTCTCTGTGGATAGCCTGGCTGAACTGGAGGACGGGGCCCTGCTGCTGCAGACCCTGCAACTTTCCAAGACTTCCTTTCCAATTGGCCAGCGACTTCTGGGATCCAAAAGGAAAATGAGCCTCAATCCGATTGCTAAGCAAATCCCCCAGGTTGTTGAGGCTTGCTGCAGCTTCATTGAGAAGCATG GCTTAAGCACAGTTGGGATTTTCACCCTGGAATATTCTGAGCAGAGAGTGCATAAG cTCCGTGAAGAATTTGATCAAGGTCTGGATGTAGTGCTGGACGACTCTCAGAATGTGCATGATGTGGCCGCACTCCTCAAGGAGTTTTTCCGTGACATGAAGGACTCTCTGCTGCCAGATGATCTGTACATGTCCTTCCTCCTGACGGCAA CTCTGAAGCCACAGGATCAGCTTTCTGCCTTGCAGTTGCTGGTTTACCTGATGCCACCTTGCCACAGTGACACCCTGGAGCGTCTCCTGAAGGTCCTGCATAAGATCACTGAGAACTGCGAGGATTCCATTGGCATTGATGGACAGTTG GTTTCAGGCAATCGAATGACTTCCACCAATTTGGCTTTGGTGTTTGGATCTGCTCTCCTGAAGAGGGGGACATCTGCcaagagggagtccaggaaaacaaGACTGGGGATTGACCACTATGTTGCTTCTGTCAATGTGGTCCGTGCCATGATTGATAACTGGGATATCCTCTTTCAG GTGCCTCCCCATATTCAGAGGCAGGTTGCTAAGCGTGTATGGAAATCCAGTCCTGAAGCCCTTGATTTTATCAGACGCAGGAATTTGAGGAAGATCCA GAGCGCACGGATAAAGATGGAAGAGGATGCTTTACTTTCTGATCCAGTGGAAAACTCTGCTGAAGCCCGGGCTGCTGTCCTTGGTCAAAGCAAGCCCTTTGATGAAG GTTCCTCTGAGGAGCCAGCTGTGCCTCCCGGCACTGCCCGTTCCCATGACGATGATGAAGGAGCGGGTAAACCCCCCATTCTGGAGCAAGACCGCCCATTGCTCCGTGTGCCCTGGGAGAAGGAGGCCAAAACTGGCGTCGGCTACTTCTTTCCTTAG
- the ARHGAP36 gene encoding rho GTPase-activating protein 36 isoform X2, with the protein MAWMLDCLFASAFEPRPRRVNVLGGALGHNPDRRTKMISIHSLSELERLKLQETAYHELVARHFLSEFKPERALPIDRPNTLEKWFLILRGQERAVSLKTFGIRLEEVLVNELTRRKQLELRAAMQIEEATGQVAGRRRGNVVQRMFGRIRRFFSRRRDEPSLPREFTRRGRRGAVSVDSLAELEDGALLLQTLQLSKTSFPIGQRLLGSKRKMSLNPIAKQIPQVVEACCSFIEKHGLSTVGIFTLEYSEQRVHKLREEFDQGLDVVLDDSQNVHDVAALLKEFFRDMKDSLLPDDLYMSFLLTATLKPQDQLSALQLLVYLMPPCHSDTLERLLKVLHKITENCEDSIGIDGQLVSGNRMTSTNLALVFGSALLKRGTSAKRESRKTRLGIDHYVASVNVVRAMIDNWDILFQVPPHIQRQVAKRVWKSSPEALDFIRRRNLRKIQSARIKMEEDALLSDPVENSAEARAAVLGQSKPFDEGSSEEPAVPPGTARSHDDDEGAGKPPILEQDRPLLRVPWEKEAKTGVGYFFP; encoded by the exons TGAACGTCCTGGGAGGAGCCCTAGGACACAACCCGGACCGCAGGACCAAGATGATCTCAATACACAGCCTCTCCGAGCTGGAGCGTCTGAAGCTGCAAGAGACTGCTTACCACGAACTCGTGGCCAGGCATTTCCTCTCTGAATTCAAACCTGAAAGAG CTCTACCTATTGACCGTCCAAacaccttggagaagtggtttCTGATTCTGAGAGGACAAGAGAGGG CGGTATCACTCAAGACGTTTGGCATTCGACTGGAAGAGGTGCTGGTGAACGAGCTTACCCGCCGCAAGCAACTTGAACTGAGAGCCGCGATGCAGATTGAAGAAGCCACCGGTCAGGTTGCGGGCCGTCGTCGAGGAAATGTGGTGCAAAGGATGTTTGGCCGCATCAGGCGCTTTTTCAGTCGCAGGCGGGATGAGCCCTCCTTGCCCAGGGAGTTTACTCGCCGTGGGCGTCGA GGTGCAGTCTCTGTGGATAGCCTGGCTGAACTGGAGGACGGGGCCCTGCTGCTGCAGACCCTGCAACTTTCCAAGACTTCCTTTCCAATTGGCCAGCGACTTCTGGGATCCAAAAGGAAAATGAGCCTCAATCCGATTGCTAAGCAAATCCCCCAGGTTGTTGAGGCTTGCTGCAGCTTCATTGAGAAGCATG GCTTAAGCACAGTTGGGATTTTCACCCTGGAATATTCTGAGCAGAGAGTGCATAAG cTCCGTGAAGAATTTGATCAAGGTCTGGATGTAGTGCTGGACGACTCTCAGAATGTGCATGATGTGGCCGCACTCCTCAAGGAGTTTTTCCGTGACATGAAGGACTCTCTGCTGCCAGATGATCTGTACATGTCCTTCCTCCTGACGGCAA CTCTGAAGCCACAGGATCAGCTTTCTGCCTTGCAGTTGCTGGTTTACCTGATGCCACCTTGCCACAGTGACACCCTGGAGCGTCTCCTGAAGGTCCTGCATAAGATCACTGAGAACTGCGAGGATTCCATTGGCATTGATGGACAGTTG GTTTCAGGCAATCGAATGACTTCCACCAATTTGGCTTTGGTGTTTGGATCTGCTCTCCTGAAGAGGGGGACATCTGCcaagagggagtccaggaaaacaaGACTGGGGATTGACCACTATGTTGCTTCTGTCAATGTGGTCCGTGCCATGATTGATAACTGGGATATCCTCTTTCAG GTGCCTCCCCATATTCAGAGGCAGGTTGCTAAGCGTGTATGGAAATCCAGTCCTGAAGCCCTTGATTTTATCAGACGCAGGAATTTGAGGAAGATCCA GAGCGCACGGATAAAGATGGAAGAGGATGCTTTACTTTCTGATCCAGTGGAAAACTCTGCTGAAGCCCGGGCTGCTGTCCTTGGTCAAAGCAAGCCCTTTGATGAAG GTTCCTCTGAGGAGCCAGCTGTGCCTCCCGGCACTGCCCGTTCCCATGACGATGATGAAGGAGCGGGTAAACCCCCCATTCTGGAGCAAGACCGCCCATTGCTCCGTGTGCCCTGGGAGAAGGAGGCCAAAACTGGCGTCGGCTACTTCTTTCCTTAG